A stretch of the Malus domestica chromosome 08, GDT2T_hap1 genome encodes the following:
- the LOC103428977 gene encoding ubiquitin-like domain-containing CTD phosphatase, whose amino-acid sequence MKLLRLKISMPISRRRVDQYKIELRNPCRQGKKLLVLDIDYTLFDHRYLLQLMRPFLHDFLTAAYAEYDIGLQPGISSLVPAITNLGVLSNPNYKITALLDYLAMITVQFDSRGIFDCKPLCLIWTQFPEFYSSKNTIMFDDLRRNFAMNPQNGLIIKPFKKAHSSRDSDHELLKLTTYLLAIAELDDLSNLDHNNWQSLSEDNVKGRRRHQ is encoded by the exons ATGAAGCTGTTGCGATTAAAGATAAGTATGCCAATAAGCAGAAGGCGTGTTGATCAATACAAG ATTGAACTTCGAAATCCATGCCGGCAAGGAAAGAAACTGCTTGTGCTGGATATCGACTACACTCTGTTTGATCACCGGTACCTGCTTCAACTTATGCGGCCTT TTCTTCACGATTTTCTTACAGCTGCTTACGCGGAATATGATATCGGTCTGCAACCAG GTATTTCCTC GTTGGTGCCAGCAATTACCAAT CTGGGAGTGCTCAGCAATCCCAACTACAAAATCACAGCTCTTCTAGACTATTTAGCAATGATCACAGTTCAATTTGATTCTCGCGGGATCTTTGATTGCAAGCCATTATGCTTAATTTGGACTCAATTCCCTGAG TTCTACAGTTCCAAAAACACTATAATGTTTGATGATCTACGAAGAAACTTTGCGATGAACCCACAAAATGGTTTGATCATCAAGCCATTCAAGAAGGCCCATTCTAGCCGAGACAGTGATCATGAGCTTTTGAAACTCACAACCTACTTGCTTGCTATTGCGGAACTTGATGACTTGAGCAACCTTGATCATAACAACTGGCAGTCATTATCTGAGGACAATGTCAAAGGGCGCCGTCGGCATCAATGA